In Vitis vinifera cultivar Pinot Noir 40024 chromosome 17, ASM3070453v1, one genomic interval encodes:
- the LOC100249253 gene encoding transcription factor GTE10, producing the protein MAPTVPIGFTGQRESKKLSQKGLAQMMAKTRKVSKGHSSSGFVPDYRHAVETMGESEGFGSSGRVDTEMTASEDSCVPKRKCISLNVDGYDSFCVPVQVLSLSKMSRAERRDLERRLKMELQQVRAFQKKIASLCSNLVPLSPTSDIRSCSNGQKRPPKDKIQKSSEASTHQRKKRPPPPGRNVPKMKRGLSGRFESVKQAAPPGTSNSMLMKQCETLLSRLMTHQFGWIFNNPVDVVELKIPDYFTVIKHPMDLGTIKSKMASGEYLSPFDFAADVRLTFSNAMTYNPRGNDVHFMAETLNKFFEMRWKPIEKKLPVTIDVESLPSRSDAHLEIETADRMPPSKKKKVAPTDHKIKMEPNKRIMTKEERHNLGTELETLLGELPDDIVDFLKEQSFNENQASEDEIEIDIDALSDDTLFTLRKLLDGYLLEKQKNLTKTEPCEMELRNESGFSNSSMQPCKGNDHLDEDVDIGGNDPPTSSYPPIEIEKDAAHRNSRCSSSSTSSSDSGSSSSDSDSGSSSGGESDGAKASVPVTSTKETVASGADLDPKKSDLGEDIGNEALNIPCNVDPNLESKPISAEADGHQEGESAPSERQVSPEKLYRAALLRSRFADTILKAREKTLEKGEKGDPEKLRLEREELERRQKEEKARLQAEAKAAEEARKKAEAEAAAEAKRKRELDREAARQALQQMQKTVDINENCLFLKDLEMLRAAPEPLPSLDERSPDQSPNCLGSFKLQGSNPLEQLGLYMKMDDEEEEEVEPQCIPGPGNDVEEGEID; encoded by the exons ATGGCACCAACTGTTCCTATAGGCTTCACTGGACAGAGGGAATCAAAAAAGTTGTCGCAGAAAGGTCTTGCCCAAATGATGGCTAAAACACGGAAAGTTTCTAAGGGACATTCTTCGTCTGGGTTTGTTCCTGATTATCGTCATGCTGTTGAGACCATGGGTGAATCAGAAGGGTTTGGGAGCTCAGGTCGTGTTGACACTGAGATGACTGCTTCAGAGGATTCCTGTGTCCCCAAAAGGAAATGCATCAGTCTGAATGTGGATGGTTATGATAGTTTTTGTGTCCCTGTACAAGTCTTGTCTTTATCAAAGATGTCTCGGGCAGAAAGGAGGGATTTAGAGCGGAGGTTGAAAATGGAACTTCAACAGGTTAGGGCTTTTCAGAAGAAAATTGCCTCTCTTTGTTCAAATCTTGTTCCACTATCACCTACAAGTGATATTCGGAGTTGCAGCAATGGGCAAAAGAGGCCTCCAAAAGACAAAATTCAGAAGTCATCTGAAGCATCCACTCATCAGCGGAAGAAACGACCTCCTCCTCCTGGACGAAATGTGCCTAAAATGAAACGTGGTTTGTCTGGGCGGTTTGAATCAGTGAAGCAGGCTGCACCCCCGGGCACTTCGAATTCCATGTTGATGAAACAGTGTGAGACATTGTTGAGCCGGTTGATGACTCATCAATTTGGTTGGATTTTCAACAATCCTGTTGATGTCGTGGAGTTAAAGATTCCAGATTACTTCACTGTTATTAAGCATCCAATGGACTTGGGCACAATCAAAAGTAAGATGGCTTCAGGTGAATATTTGAGCCCATTTGATTTTGCTGCAGATGTGAGGCTTACTTTCTCAAATGCAATGACTTACAACCCACGGGGAAATGACGTTCATTTCATGGCTGAGACActgaataaattttttgaaatgagGTGGAAGCCTATAGAGAAGAAGCTTCCAGTAACCATTGATGTTGAGTCATTGCCTTCTAGATCAGATGCTCATCTAGAAATTGAAACTGCCGATAGGATGCCACCCTCGAAGAAGAAGAAAGTTGCACCGACAGATCACAAGATAAAGATGGAGCCAAACAAAAGGATCATGACCAAAGAGGAGAGGCATAATTTGGGCACAGAATTGGAAACTTTGCTTGGAGAACTGCCTGATGACATTGTTGATTTCCTAAAAGAGCAGAGTTTCAATGAAAATCAAGCCAGTGAagatgaaattgaaattgatattGATGCTCTAAGTGATGATACATTGTTCACACTGCGGAAGCTTTTAGATGGCTATTTGCTGGAGAAGCAGAAAAACCTGACAAAAACTGAACCTTGTGAAATGGAG CTTCGTAATGAGTCGGGGTTCAGCAATTCATCAATGCAACCATGCAAAG GCAATGACCATCTGGACGAGGATGTAGATATTGGTGGGAATGATCCTCCTACGTCAAGCTACCCACCAATTGAGATAGAAAAGGATGCAGCCCATAGAAACAGTAGATGCAGTAGTTCAAGTACTTCCAGTAGTGATTCGGGCTCTTCATCAAGCG ACTCAGACTCAGGCAGTTCTTCAGGTGGTGAATCAGATGGTGCCAAAGCTTCAGTCCCTGTTACTAGCACAAAG GAAACTGTAGCTTCTGGAGCCGATTTAGACCCAAAGAAAAGCGATCTTGGCGAAGACATTGGAAATG AAGCTTTGAATATTCCTTGCAATGTCGATCCAAATTTAGAGTCTAAGCCAATTTCTGCGGAGGCTGATGGCCATCAAGAGG GGGAGAGTGCTCCATCTGAGAGGCAAGTCTCCCCCGAAAAGCTTTATCGTGCTGCTTTATTGAGGAGTCGCTTTGCTGACACCATACTAAAAGCTAGAGAAAAAACGCTTGAAAAG GGTGAAAAGGGGGATCCTGAGAAACTACGACTCGAGAGAGAGGAACTTGAAAGACGGCAAAAAGAAG AGAAAGCAAGGTTACAAGCAGAGGCCAAGGCAGCCGAAGAGGCTAGAAAGAAAGCTGAAGCAGAAGCTGCAGCTGAAGCTAAGAGGAAGAGGGAACTTGACAGAGAAGCTGCACGTCAGGCATTGCAACAG ATGCAGAAGACTGTTGATATCAATGAGAATTGTCTGTTTTTGAAAGATTTAGAAATGCTAAGGGCTGCTCCCGAACCTTTACCGAGCTTGGATGAGAGAAGCCCAGATCAATCCCCAAATTGCCTGGGTAGTTTCAAACTCCAGGGAAGTAATCCCTTGGAACAACTTGGACTATACATGAAGATGGATgatgaagaggaggaagaagttGAGCCCCAATGCATTCCAGGTCCGGGAAATGATGTAGAGGAAGGAGAAATTGATTGA